CTTTACAAACTAACAATATGATGGAGAATAAAGCTGGTGAATCGGAGTATTTTGTTTTGCCTGGTTTCTCTGACAAAATTGAAATAACCAAAACTCAAACAGAACACTTAACGGATGAAAGATGGAAAGAGATTTTTTATGAATATGGTACAGCTAGTGTTGCTACGTATGGGACTATCGTGAATTCTTTTGAAGAGTTGGAGTCAGCATATGCAAGGGAATACAAGAAGATCAGTAATGATAAAGTATGGTGTATTGGACCACTATCACTTAGTAACAAGGATCACTTGGACAAGGCTGAAAGAGGTAACAGGGCTTCAATTGACGAGTGCCACCTCAAGTGTTGGCTTGATTGTCAGCAACCAGGGACTGTGATTTATGCATCCCTTGGAAGCCTATGCAATTTAACATCGCCACAATTGATAGAGCTTGGCTTAGCCTTGGAAGCATCAAAAAGACCTTTCATTTGGGTTATCAGAGGAGGAAGTTTGTCAGAAGCAATGAAAAAGTGGATTAAGGAAGAAGGGTTTGAGGAAAGGACCAATGGTAGAAGCCTTCTAATTCGGGGTTGGGCTCCTCAATTGCTAATACTGTCACACCCTGCAATTGGAGGGTTCATAACACACTGTGGTTGGAACTCTACCTTAGAAGCAATATGTGCTGGGGTGCCAATGGTTTCATGGCCACTGTTTGGGgatcaattttttaatgaaaatttggTTGTGCAGATACTGAAAGTTGGAGTGAAGGTTGGTGCGAAGAGTACTATTAACTGgggaaaggaagaggaaattgGTGTGgtagtgaagaagaaagatattGAAAGGGCAATAGAAAGTGTAATGGATGAGAGTAGTGAaagtgaagaaagaagaaaaagggtaaGAGTACTTGCAGAGGTGGCTAAAAGAGCTGTAGAGAAAGGAGGATCCTCTCATTCTGATCTGACCTTGCTTATCCAGGATATCAGACAAAAAGTCAAGAGAGACATGTGACAATGTTATTTGTCATGCACCAATCTGAAATAGAAGGCAATGCGTTATGCTTTTTTCATTTAATGGTGTGTAATGAACTCTTTCAAGTTTATTCATAAGCTCTGCTAACTTTTGCAGGCAATTACTTTGCTTCTGCAGTACCGAATATGTAAACCAATCTTTGCTGTCTAAATTTTACTATTCCTGAAAATTGATTAACTTTCTTGTGAAGGAGTACTGTTAACGGGCAGATGTTCAGATGTATAATTACAGAGTGAAATGTCATGTATTTATTTACGTGGAGTCCTTTGTGGCGTTGTGAGttggatttattatttttgaaattctatttCTTTTACGTGGAGTCCTTTGCTGCCCTTCTTCCTTGCGCGATCAGAGACGAAGAAAGAGTTTTTCTGTTGCAGATATGTGCTTGTGATTACAGGGTTTCTGATGTAAAGAAGGTGTAAGGGAAAGCTTGCTTATGCGCAGCGAGAAGAAACGAAGATAGGATCTTGCCCCTTTTATTCGCGGCGGCTCATAGCGGCGTGATGGTGCTTGCAAGAATGGCCGCTTCAATCTGATTTCTGGGAATGAATTGCAGGGGTGAATGGAGACAGTGCGCGCGAGTGGAGGAGACTGATGGAGAACACGCGATTCTGTTTCATGTTTTTGCGTTTTGGGTTTCTGCATCAATGGAGGATTCGCGGTGGCGGTTGGGtttgttgtttttctaattGCAGGTTCGGTGATTGTGGATGGAGAAGATGAAATCGCTATCTGATGGAGGATCTCGCGGCTGACGGTGAGTTTGATGGTGGTGGAGAATGGCAGCCTGATAAGGGTTTCATGGTGGAGATGGAAGTCGAGGAAGACgctgaagatgatgatggaGGACTCGCGACTTTGGCGTTCGCGTTCTGTATTGGTGACGGTGGTGGCTACCGACGGCGACGCTAGTGAGGATGATGGGTGGTGGTCCGATGCTGGGTTTGGTGGTCGTCTAGTGACGACACAGTTTCATGATGGCGGCACAACGTGGCTGACGACGGCATTGACTAGGTTAGGGAACTAGGGTTTAtgtggagaagatgatgatgtgtcaAGGGTAGTGACGTGACAACAACTGATTGGTTAATCCAACTCACAATGCCacaaaatgattttcaaaaataataaatccaaCTCCAAAAAAGACTCCACGTAAGCCAATACATGACATTTCACTATGTAATTGCACATCTGGACATCTGcccgttaacgatttaaacgacgtttgcaaaaaggatcaaattgaacacaaattacattctttaggacaacattaaACAGCAGAAAAAAAATTGGTACCATTTCGAACATTCCCAACCAAAATTGTGACCAAAACAGGTATTATACCTTATTactttttgtgtttcaatattattagttatatatggtagatgagataaaaaaatagatgtttaaagagagaaaaatattatagatttatctatttaagactaatattatagatgaataagtgatacaaaaattattaaaaagttatttgtttatatcttacttgtttttggattaagcttatgatatttttttttattttgaattgtcttaaatttaatatcattttagagtgaactttatttagatttgaataaaaataaattataattttttttattttaaaaaaaaacttataattaaatgggTCAATgaaccaacccgtttaaccctaTCACTccgggtgttgctccctccaccaccaccctatacttcctccacctccccacattatatccttaagttaaaaagatttttaattttaccctattttaaataatttgaaaccttaattttacttttccagCACCCACCCACagaactctcttccccttttcccattttcgtttcacctccccacctcccgcacttccattcttttttcttcccagtttttttttttggtttgaaagcttccattgccgccgtGATGTGAAGGAACATCGAAGAAtgtccagagcatcaaccagcgtgagAAAATATACATCAATgccctaataaaacaaactctaaaataaaaaaacgtaacctttaaacaggaggtgacatcttcaacggatgtcaacatcagtttttccttaaacggatgttgacatccgttgaaggatgtcacctccgtttaaaaggttacgttttttattttagggttttatttcaaggtttattcgaatacgaggaaacactccacgcactgcaccacgagagggagactgcttgataattctttccaccaccaccaacctttgcaacttgtagtatttcttaacgacgaaagaaagagaggaaaaaatataatgttaaaatgaaagaaaagtattttactcatgtacgggactagaatatgttattaatgaaataggttgtgaatggataaaattaaaaaataataacgtaaaaataaaattttactaagggacaaaatagtaaaggggagtTGGAGGAAGaaatgtgtggtggtggagggagcaacacccctatcactcgtggtgggtcgagctgagtttgaattttttcaacTTGTTAATAAGTGAGTTGGGTTGAGTTAACTCTGAGTGACTAATCTATGATAGAGTGAACCAAATCGAACCAAGTTATCTGTTTTGTGATACGTAATTAAgacttttaaatgaaaaatataaaattctgaTATAAATCTGAAACACTGCAGCAAAAGGTTACTGTGACAggaattttaaacaataaaaaatgttttctatcaaagttgttttctattaataatttataattaaattatagacaaatataatgaaaaagGTATTATTAAAATAGCTTAGTTAGGTATGTAGATAGttagaatataatttatatatatatatatataatattatttcatctagAAGAATCTAATTAGGACcttttaaatgataaatataattaaataaaagaggAATTATAAGACGAATTTTGAAAAGCTTATTGATtgatattaaaagtaaaagagaatGATATGTAATCATGATTTATACTTTGAAAAAGGTaagaattaatattaaaataaaagagactcattttattttttatattgtatgtaAAACCTAGAGTATTATACATTgacatcaattatatatatatatatatatatatatatatatatatatatatcgatattttcacaatattttaacactatttatatattattatgtgattagttcaaaattattttataattaataataattattataaactttaatatGAATCGATCACATAAtgacatataaataatattaaaatattataaaaaatatattatcaaagtatcattatcatTCTTCGTATAAtaatttttgataacttttgtagcttttttattatttttcacacATGTTACAACTTTAGAGGTAGCAGGACGTGACAATATGCTGGCAGTCTTTGCAGCTTAATATTGACACATAAGAAGTTGAAACAGGTGTACCAATTATCTTtctcaaaaaattattataaaaaaagtatatttgtaATGAATAAGATTATAAGTTAAggatttaagaaaaagaattgtcatttttgtaattataattgctgaaaatttattggtgacaaatatttatcataaaaatggATTTAGTCTCTTTTGATTTAggattatcttttaaattttaaagaagatagtttctaatattattataaattacgatgaaaattaataaaagtgaaATTCAGTTGTTTTTAAAGTTAGATTTATCTTCTATATTTAGGATTCATACATAAATAACTATGTTTTATTTCTAgagttaaaacaaaataaaaaacaaaaaatacttattctaaaacaaatatgaaaatgtcaagaacacaaataaaaatgtaaagaaatttttaaaactttttacaacaaaagagctacaactaaataaattaaagttatgGGTATGTTACTCTGTATTTCTGATAGTTGTTCGAAGTTTTAAACTGTTGATATATATAGTTACtgaaattaattacattaatgtgaaaatCCAGGTGTGTTACTGTTAGGTGTGTTGGCACTGCCAAGATTTACTGTAGTGCATATTATCaaagaaggatttttgaatgaatttttatGTTCGCTTTTACCGATTTGCAAGTAAGTAAAAGTGATTATTTGtgagatatatattttttcctatCTTCGCACATCTGCATGGattttcaatgatttttttgagaaatgttttatttaaccTCTGTGTAACACACCATTCTATCCATtccatattataattttattagttattgtttttattatgttaaatcaTTCGtgatacataaaatattattaatcaaaGCAAATTTTTGTTCTGATATTTATAACACTaccaaattatttaaaaatataatttatttttacttatacGATGAAAGTTggtatacatatataatattttcatttctacAATGATAAGATGTTCTTACCTCAtatcatttcatatatttttataattaaataaattttatattttttctatttttaaataattatattattgatacattcacttttttattataaatattcaatttgattataaaaaccaaaaattataaaattatatcaattatgattaaattatattactaaattacaatttttttacctttttaaaattaattttgataattaattttaataattaattttaattttctctttataaatttttttgcaattaaatataacattaataattaccattttatattactttattaaCTAGgagtattttggtaatctttaatttatatttattaaacaaatttttttattctgtcacattaatcaaatcctatagtaattttaacaaattttatttctaaatccactctcaattaccttcaaatctactcaaacaaacaataaaaaatttaccctCAAATTTATTCAATCATTCTCCCCAAATTATATCCTCTAAATACCTAAAGTAAACAAAGCATTAGAGATTGCACATGAGCAAGGGATGAACACTGTTTGTTTGGCACTCGCTATGTCTGAAGAATGTTTATGTTATTGTTTGAAGTAGCTTAGTAACAATGGTTTTGGTTTTTCTGAGATGTTTATGCAAGAATGTAAATATATGAAAGTATTTGTGGTACATTGAGACAGACATCTTCAAGcagttaaaaaaaatgcaacgAAAGAGGTACTGAACTTCAATAAAATTGAAGtaatttgaaaatgtttatacaattattaatttaattatgattaaagtataacatataaaattaatcaatttttattattaaatatcaaatataattaaaaaatacccATGCATTTGCACGGATACAAATACTAGTTTTATATAATCTTGaccttaatattttgtttttaattttgtcgTTTTTCTTCAAAGCCAGATTCGTTAACAGTTCGGTATAGTAGACACAAAGCTGTCTTGTCTTTAGTTCGAACGGCCTTCAACGCGTTCAATTGGACATTTGAATATTCATCTATGTTTGCCGGTTTCTCAAATCCAGTCTCGACCATGTCCCAGTTATATTGGGAGCCGAGAAGGGCTTTTATCTGCACCTTCCAGTTGTCATAGTTAACGTCTTTTGTCAACTTAGATAGCGAGATGTCATTGGTTAGTCGTGCCATTTCTCTCGGTGTTTACATTCAACTTACACACCTCATAAAACTCTTAGTTGCTGCTCTCTCCGCGCACACTGCCGCGTTGTCTCTCAGTCATACACACGCTCTGTTGCCAATTTGTTGGCAACAGGAAGGCAAAAGGTTGGCAGGGtatggaaaaaaaatcttaGTTTTTCTCTGCATTCTTTCAAATGACCTGATACAATTATTTATGGGAAAAGGACTGCCTCTTTACATGCCAGAGACAACTCAAAAGTTTTTGTCTTTTCAAATACTAGAAATAAATCATGATGCCTACCACTGCTATTCTAGGAATACTAACCGACCAgaaataaatttctaatttaagtttaataacAAGCAGCACATGGCCATATGCCGGCGGTCTTTTCAGCTTAGTATTGCAGTGAGCAAACATCTATGGTTATTTGTTAGAAGGTAAAGTGAGagtcttttccttttctctgaATCTCCCACAACACAGAAGCTTGCAAATAATGGATTCAACATCCCTATGCAACCTCCACTTTGTGTTCATACCGTTAATGGCCCCGGGTCATCTTCTTCCCATGGTGGACATGGCCAAAATGTTGGCACGACGCAAAGTGAAAGTGAGCATAGTCACCACACCTCTCAATTCCATCCACTTCCAAGATAGCATAGACAGAGAGATTCAATCTGGCTCACCCATCCAAATTCTTCATGTTCCGTTTCCATGGGCTGAGGCTGGAATACCAGAGGGGTGTGAGAGTCAAGACACTCTTCCTTCAATGGATCTCCTATACAACTTCAATGTCGC
This sequence is a window from Vigna angularis cultivar LongXiaoDou No.4 chromosome 2, ASM1680809v1, whole genome shotgun sequence. Protein-coding genes within it:
- the LOC108322360 gene encoding UDP-glycosyltransferase 73C2, with translation MASQEPQLHFVLFPFMAQGHLIPMMDFAKVLVQHNVIVTVVTTAHNAARFESIVHRYTEAGFQIRVAKVHFPSKEFGLPEECENLDMLPTLGMGFRFFSAANISWQPVEKLFEELTPAPSCIISDMGLPYTTHIAKRFNIPRIGFAAVSCFFLLCLHTLQTNNMMENKAGESEYFVLPGFSDKIEITKTQTEHLTDERWKEIFYEYGTASVATYGTIVNSFEELESAYAREYKKISNDKVWCIGPLSLSNKDHLDKAERGNRASIDECHLKCWLDCQQPGTVIYASLGSLCNLTSPQLIELGLALEASKRPFIWVIRGGSLSEAMKKWIKEEGFEERTNGRSLLIRGWAPQLLILSHPAIGGFITHCGWNSTLEAICAGVPMVSWPLFGDQFFNENLVVQILKVGVKVGAKSTINWGKEEEIGVVVKKKDIERAIESVMDESSESEERRKRVRVLAEVAKRAVEKGGSSHSDLTLLIQDIRQKVKRDM